aaaaaaaaaattagccaggctgggtggtgcatgcccgtaattccagctactcaggaggatgaagcaagagaattgcttgaacccaggaggcagagattacagtgagctgagatcacaccactgcactccagcctaggtaaagaacaagactccatctcaaaaataaataaataaaaataaatgttcttccTTGCATTGAAGTTAAATATGTAAATTCTCAAACCAGTTGCTTAAGGGCACAGTTTTGTTCTTTacctatatttttaacaaatattttatgtaagtagtTGACAAAATCAAATACTGTGTACACTACCGAGGCTTCCCTGGGAAAGCCATCAGCCTCTGCCCCATCCCTTCCCACTCCTGATTCCACTTTCCTGTGGTTCCATATCTTTTTCATGTCTGTTTCTGGCCCACAGTGGGCGATCAATACGTGTTAGCCACCAACCATCAAACCTATATTGAGTAATTATGGTATGTCAGGCACTATGCTCAATGAAATTGTATTAGGCttgtacaaaagtaattgtggtttttaagagtaatggcaaaaacggcagttacttttgcaccaactatTTGCTGCCTTGAATTATTCCTCCTCTCCTCATCCCTAAACCCTGCTCCTCCCAGCCATTTTTCCTCCCCTTCTTGGGCCATGGCCAGGCCCCACCCAGGTACTAAGACTCAGGTGAACCAAGGAAGACTTAATGCCCACTCTTTTCTGATGCCCATGTTGGCATGTGTTAAGTCGGTTAGCATTAAGTTTGGCTGCATTTAGCAGGGACCCAAAAGAACAGTGGCTTTTAAAAGGCAGAGGTtatgtctctcacacacacccagCACAAGTCCAAGACCAGCGTGGCATCTCAGCTCCATCAACCTCAGGAACCGAGCTCCTGCAGCTCCCTGCCCTGCAGTTGATAAGGTGAGGTCTTCGTCCTCCTGGTTCAAGATGGTGCTAGAATGTTGGCTATCATATCTATAGTCCAGGCATCAGAATGGAGCAAGGGATGAAAAAGGAAGAGATGAAGGCACACGACAGGTTCCTGAGAGCTGGCACAGGACACTTCTGCTTATATTTCACTGGCCAGAATTTAGTCACATGGTCACACCTAGTTGGGAGACTCTGAGAAGTAAAGTATTTATTCTAGATGGCCATATCCCTACCTAAGACTTGGAGTTTTCTATGACTGGGGAAGAATGGAAGACAAGATATTGGGAAAGACTAGCAGCCTCTACTAAAAGGGTGATCTGTgttgatgtatgtgtgtgtgtgatgtgtgtatgagCATGTGTGTTATGTGTTGTGTGTTGGTGGGGCAGATTCTTGCGAGCACTTTGGTCTCAGATGGACCTGCTACCAGTTCTCTCTACAGACCCCCATAGATTTCTCCTAAACCTGGCCTCTCCTATTAGGCAGCCTTACTCAGCGGCAGCTTCTCAGCTCCATGTTTTCAAGGAACCACAATTTATTTCCAGCATCCACTGAAGCATATTATCAGTGGTGATAGAGGGGGCTTGTATAACTGTTTTTCCACTTAGGTATTAGAGGGTGGCCATTATTTGAGAGTGACTATGACCACAGTTAATCTGGTAATAAATTCTCTTGGGTAGGAGGGTGTCATCAACACATGAATCTTAGAAAATGAGGCAAGCTGATCTTGTGCCGCATGGGGAAGACCCAGAGACACCAGGCGCCCTGTTAAGATAGCCCATGGGAGGCAGTGGGCCAAATGCTTGATTCACAGTTGGGCTACAGGTAGTGTTGCCCAGCGTTTCAAGCCCTGCCTGGTAATTGTAATAATTTACTCCCCTCACCCTGCTCTGGACATGCACACCATGGGCAGGGGCTTCACAGGTTCATCTCATTTACCCTTTTGAGCCAGGTGGTGGTGTTAGCTCCATTTTAGTGAAAGGAAAGGATGCTTTAAGGAAGCATCTTGCCCGGAGACACAAAGCTAACAAGAGTGGAGCCTGCAGCTGGAGCCGCAGAGCCTAATCACTACACCCGCCCATCTCTGCTAGGGTTTCATGACTTCGTATCGGGGATTAGCACTATTTAACTCTGTTGCACAAACATTTGGTGTATTATTCAGGTAACAAGTAGCTAATAGAggaagttttacttttttaagacaTAAATTTGCCTTTTCCCAAATTACTTGGTACATAGTACTTTTCATGTTTGATGTTGAGATGTGGGTACAATACCATAGCTTTATTCCAGAGCAGGGTATTTGTTTCCATATGCCATGTTCCCAGCAGCTGCCCTTGACTGGGAATTGGGGTGTGATTTGGGCTTTTCCTTAAATCCTTGAGGAGCTGGAGGGGTGGGTAGCTCGCACTCCTGCTTTCTGGATCTGAATCCTGACTCAGTCATGGACCTgtttgactttgggcaagttgacTCCTATTCCTGAGCcccatatttttctcttctgtaaaattcagattaaaaaaacaTGGCTTTGATCaaacattataaataatatatagacaGACGGCTTGTTTTTATTGTATTGCCAGAAATGAATCCTACTAATATTGCCATCTACGGACAGAAAATATATTACCTGTCTTCATCAAGACCCAGACGAGGAAGAACACGAAAAGCGGAGATTAATTTTACTGCCATCTCCAGAACCTTCATCCTAATATTtacttacattttattattatttcaggcTCATGCACATATACTTAGCATGGATCATTGGCCACAGACTCGCATACATTTAACTTTATTACCTTTTGCCTCATGTATCTCATTAAAACTTTGCTGCTTAATCAAGGATCtgcatattattttaattttagaattcacAGTTCCAAGACTTTGAAAGTTTCAAGCGTTCTGGGTGAATGTGTTATGCTCTCTCCCGCCACCATGTCTTTATACCCCCTGATTTCTCAGCCACTATGGCAACCACTTTCTACTCTTAGTAGCCCATATTCAGTCCAATCCCCAGCTCAGGAGACACTTCTTCCAGGGAGCCCCCTATGTGTTCCGGTAGTATCTTGTACCTGCCCTTTTTGCAAAGCTCTTTCCTCCTGGCTTAGAATGGCCCATTGACCTGTTTGTTTCTCCTATTAAACTGTAAGCCACTCGAGGGTAGAGAGCATCTGTTGTTCACCATTGCATCCTCAGTGCTGAGCACTGCGTCTGACATATTATTTAGAAGGTCAGTAAGTGCTAGTGGGATTCAGGCTCCCAGTGGGTGGGAGAGAAAGGATGTAAGGAAGCAAGTGGTAAAGGCCCTCACAGAGTATCAGCAGGCTGGTGTGAGGGAGAAATGCAGAGGATGGGTGAGTAGCATAATCGCTAATGATAGGGTAATGATAGAGCACATTTCACAACACCTTTAAGCCCTTTCACATGCATTAGATAATTTGATCCTCATAAAAGCCTAGAGATAGATATATTACAGTGATGAAGGTGGAGTATTTTGTGACTATGTGATATGCTTAAAATTATGCAGTGAGTAAATGACTGGGTTCAAACCAGACCTTAAAAGTCTGTTATTTTTCCCTTGAGCATGCAATGAAGTCTACATCATCCCTACCATGTCCATTTGATCACACCCTGGCCTCACAGCTCTTTGGTCTACAGGATACCTCATGGTGGTTTTATTGACCAGACAATAATCCTCTTCCTAAGGGGATGCATTTCATTAATACATATGTAGATCATGAATTGTCTTTGACTTTGAGGGGATGGTAGCCAGAGCAGAAAGCAAAGCTGATTTTCATCCCCGTCTGGTAATGTGGTTGGTAATGTGAAGATGGGTGTATTCTGAGATACCAGCTCCTTGCAGTGTGTGGTTCCTTCTGCTTTCAGGCCCAAGAAGCACATCCCGGGAAGGAAAATGCATTGGGGAACCCTGTGCGGATTCTTGTGGCTTTGGCCCTATCTTTTCTATATCCAAGCTGTGCCCATCCAAAAAGTCCAAGATGACACCAAAACCCTCATCAAGACAATTGTCACCAGGATCAGTGACATTTCACACACGGTAAGGAGAGTATGCGGGGACAAAGTAGAACTGCAGCCAACCCAGCACTGGCTCCTAGTGGCACTGGACCCAGATAGtccaagaaacatttattgaatgcctcctGAATGCCAGGCACCTACTGGAAGCTGAGAAGGATTTGAAAGCACAGGGCTCCACTCTTTCTGGTTGTTTCTTTTGGCCCCTCTGCCTGCTGAGATTCCAGGGGTGAGTGGTTCTAATTCTAAACCACTCCAAGAACATTTGATTTTGCTAcatgtttccatttaaaaatcataggatttgggctgggtgtggtggcttgtacctgtcatcccagcactttgggaggccaaagcaggaggatcattcgagcccaagagttcgagaccagcctgggcagcacagggagaccccatctctacaaaaataataaaaagtgttagctgggcatggtggtgtgtacctgtggtcccagctagggaaggctgagatggaaggatcacctgagcctgggaggttgaggctgcagtgggccctgatcatgccaccgtgctccagcctgggtgacagagcgagaccctgtctcaaaataaactaGTAAATAAAAGTCATAGGATTTGATCAGGCACGATGGGTCACATCTGTAAGCCCattgctttaggaggccaaggcaggaggatcagttgaggccaggagttcaagaccagcctgggcaacatggcaagacctctctctctaatttttaaaaaataaaaattaaaaataagaaaaaatcataGGATTCTCATGAGGCCTCACGTGCTTATTTTCAACCTACCAAGGGGAAACCCAGGCCTCAGAGATTAGCTGAGCCACATGCAGGCACAGCCACTGTCTCTTTCCTTCCTGTCCCCTCTGTCCCCACCTTCTGCGCTCGCCTTCCTCCCTGACTTCACTTCCTTGAATCTTAGTGCCTACGACCAGAGGGAGCTGTGAAGTTCCTTGTGTCCCATTGGCAGGTGCAAGACCCCCAGAAGCATCTCCTCAGGGCCTCTATCCCATCTCTAGATGTGCTTGTCATTAGGGTTCTTGTAGTTCCAGCTGATCTCTGGCCCTGCCGCTCAAAGATACCCAAAAGAGCGAGTCTACCCTTTTTCACATTCAACCCTCTACTGATTTGCAAATAGCAATCAGTGCCCACCCTGGTCTTTTCTCTGGGGTCTAGCAGGCCTAGACCTTCAGCCATTTTCCTGATGAGGTCTGTATTTGAAATTAGGAAGATTAAGTTTGAATCTTCACACTTCTGATGTCTGTGAGATCTTCAGCAAGTTCCTTAATGTCTTTAAGCCTTGTTTTCATCATCTGGATAATGGGGATATCACACACTATTCACAAGGTTGTTATGAGGCCTAAATTAGCTAAAGCAAGTGAATCCTCCTTACCCCCTGCATGGAGATCTCTGGAGACTTCCACGTCTCCTGGTCATTGTGGGTGTCTCATGGTAGTCTTGGGCAGTTAGGGAGAAGTTAGGTGTCCGGAAGCAAAGATGGCTCAGAACTAGATAGAGTCTTGggcattttatagataaaaactcttgtctcctttaaaaataataaaaaaaaaattagctgggcatattaGCCACTCAGCAAGACTGCACATGATAGATCCCGAGTGCCCCACCTTGGGTGGTGTAATACACAATATCACGGGAGCCCCAGGTAGTAACCACGGAGGTGTCAGCCTCAGTGCTGTGGGCAGATGGATGGGGAGAGCCTCCCGGAACTGGAGTCACTGGAGCAGGGTTGGGGGGCCTCACTGAGGGTACGGCCTTGATCTCTAAGGAGGAGGGACTGCCTGGAAAAGCTGACTGGGAGGGAGGACTCAGCTGGGGGTAGAAGGGACTAGggaaggctgggggtgggggtgcttaTGGAGGACCTCAGATGCCATGGGAACAGACTCCACTAAATAAAACATAGGAAACCATGGCTGGTTCTTCAGCAGAGGCCATGTAGAGAAAGGAATGACCTAGGAAAGTTGGCCTGGAAGTGGAGGGAAGGATGGTGTGGGAAGAGCAGGAATCTCGGAGACCAGCTTAGAGGCTTGGCAGTCACCTGGGTGCAGGATACAAGGGCCTGAGCCAAAGTGGtgagggagggtggaaggaggcagCCCAGAGAATGACCCTCCATGCCCACGGGGAAGGCAGAGGGCTCTGAGAGTGATTCCTCCCACATGCTGAGCactttttctccctcttcctcctgcatAGCAGTCAGTCTCCTCCAAACAGAAGGTCACCGGTTTGGACTTCATTCCTGGGCTCCACCCCATCCTGACCTTATCCAAGATGGACCAGACACTGGCAGTCTACCAACAGATCCTCACCAGTATGCCTTCCAGAAACATGATCCAAATATCCAACGACCTGGAGAACCTCCGGGACCTTCTTCACGTGCTGGCCTTCTCTAAGAGCTGCCACTTGCCCTGGGCCAGTGGCCTGGAGACCTTGGACAGCCTGGGGGGTGTCCTGGAAGCTTCAGGCTACTCCACAGAGGTGGTGGCCCTGAGCAGGCTGCAGGGGTCTCTGCAGGACATGCTGTGGCAGCTGGACCTCAGCCCTGGGTGCTGAGGCCTTGAAGGTCACTCTTCCTGCAAGGACTACGTTAAGGGAAGGAACTCTGGC
This genomic interval from Gorilla gorilla gorilla isolate KB3781 chromosome 6, NHGRI_mGorGor1-v2.1_pri, whole genome shotgun sequence contains the following:
- the LEP gene encoding leptin — translated: MHWGTLCGFLWLWPYLFYIQAVPIQKVQDDTKTLIKTIVTRISDISHTQSVSSKQKVTGLDFIPGLHPILTLSKMDQTLAVYQQILTSMPSRNMIQISNDLENLRDLLHVLAFSKSCHLPWASGLETLDSLGGVLEASGYSTEVVALSRLQGSLQDMLWQLDLSPGC